Proteins encoded within one genomic window of Pieris brassicae chromosome 12, ilPieBrab1.1, whole genome shotgun sequence:
- the LOC123717520 gene encoding 39S ribosomal protein L46, mitochondrial: MFLKNILRSEKYICHRILTRANSSWNIVTSVCVERLPIVTPPLNEIQKKFKDLLWTVEVENSLKSDHELRHENDKKQAELLKNESVEVDLDTVSKITAQDFEDTSNEELAKFHFAPIETDADKKGDNTSSDRCLQRHLVLVTEQKLGNDIKTILPQGHWKEGETLRQTAERVLQEQCGQELKVTFLSNAPCGFYKYKYPSELDGKVGAKVFFYYANFKDGTVSKNTKSKWLTRNEMTEFLPQRYDKALKEFLIEETY, translated from the exons atgtttttaaaaaacattttacgcTCAGAAAAGTATATTTGTCATAGAATTTTAACTCGAG CGAACTCATCATGGAATATTGTTACCAGTGTTTGTGTTGAACGCTTACCCATAGTAACACCGCctttaaatgaaattcaaaAGAAATTCAAGGACCTGTTATGGACTGTAGAAGTTGAAAACAGCTTAAAATCAGATCATGAATTAAGACATGAAAATGATAA AAAACAGGCAGAGCTCCTTAAAAATGAGTCTGTAGAAGTAGATTTGGATACTGTAAGTAAAATAACTGCTCAAGATTTTGAAGATACATCAAATGAAGAATTGGCTAAGTTTCATTTTGCCCCCATTGAAACAG ACGCAGATAAAAAGGGAGATAACACATCTTCAGATCGATGTTTGCAGCGCCATCTTGTTCTTGTCACTGAACAGAAATTAGGCAATGATATAAAGACTATCTTGCCTCAAGGTCATTGGAAAGAGGGAGAGACTTTAAGACAA acAGCTGAACGAGTGTTACAAGAGCAATGTGGACAAGAATTAAAAGttacatttttatcaaatgCACCTTgcggtttttataaatacaaatatccTTCTGAATTGGATGGCAAGGTTGGAGctaag GTTTTCTTCTATTACGCAAATTTCAAAGATGGAACCGTTAGTAAAAACACAAAATCAAAATGGTTGACGAGGAATGAAATGACTGAATTTTTGCCACAAAGATACGATAAAGCActaaaagaatttttaatagaagAAACATACTGA